A region of Lycium barbarum isolate Lr01 chromosome 3, ASM1917538v2, whole genome shotgun sequence DNA encodes the following proteins:
- the LOC132633136 gene encoding calcium-dependent mitochondrial ATP-magnesium/phosphate carrier protein 2-like isoform X1, with product MSGAVAEHVNSPVMATKNRPGCCNPVKKPGPVSMDHVLSALRETNEERDLRIRSLFSFFDSDNVGYLDHVKIEKGLFAMQIPVDYKFARELLIECDKNKDGGVDYQEFRKYMDDKELELYKIFQGIDVEHNGCILPEELWDALVKAGIEIDDDELARFVEHVDKDNNGIITFEEWRNFLLLYPHEATLENIYRYWERVCLVDIGEQAVVPDGISKHVHAANYLIAGGVAGAISRTATAPLDRLKVVLQVQTTRASIGPAVRSIWNDGGLLSFFRGNGLNVMKVAPESAIKFYAYEMLKNVIARTKGEEQGDIGASGRLVAGGLAGAVAQTAIYPMDLVKTRLQTHVCEGGKVPNLGKLSKDILIQEGPRAFYRGLIPSLLGIIPYAGIDLAAYETLKDMSRIYILHDSEPGALVQLGCGTISGALGATCVYPLQVVRTRMQAQHTNTDAAYKGMSDVFRRTFQHEGLRGFYKGLFPNLLKVVPAASITYLVYESMKKNLDLD from the exons atgtctGGAGCTGTAGCAGAGCATGTGAATAGTCCGGTAATGGCAACTAAAAACCGGCCCGGTTGTTGCAACCCGGTTAAGAAACCTGGCCCGGTTTCAATGGACCATGTTTTATCAGCATTAAGGGAAACTAATGAAGAGAGAGACCTTAGAATTAGAAGTTTGTTTAGTTTTTTTGATTCAGACAATGTGGGTTACTTGGATCATGTGAAAATTGAAAAGGGATTGTTTGCTATGCAAATTCCAGTGGATTATAAATTTGCTAGGGAATTATTGATAGAGTGTGATAAAAATAAGGATGGGGGAGTGGATTATCAGGAGTTTAGAAAGTATATGGATGATAAGGAGTTGGAATTGTATAAGATTTTTCAGGGTATTGATGTGGAACATAATGGATGTATCTTGCCTGAAGAGCTATGGGATGCACTTGTAAAAGCTG ggatagaaattgatgatgatgaactTGCACGTTTTGTGGAACATGTTGATAAAGATAATAATGGGATTATCACTTTCGAAGAATGGAGGAATTTTCTTCTACTTTATCCACATGAGGCCACCTTGGAAAATATTTACCGGTACTGGGAGAGGGTATGTCTTGTAGATATTGGTGAACAGGCTGTCGTACCGGATGGCATCAGTAAGCATGTTCATGCAGCTAACTATTTGATTGCTGGGGGAGTTGCAGGAGCCATTTCTCGTACAGCTACAGCTCCCCTTGATCGGCTAAAGGTGGTTTTACAAGTTCAGACAACTCGTGCTTCTATTGGTCCCGCTGTCAGGAGCATATGGAATGATGGTGGTTTATTGAGTTTTTTCAGGGGAAATGGATTAAATGTGATGAAGGTTGCACCTGAAAGTGCAATCAAGTTTTACGCttatgaaatgttgaaaaatgtTATTGCTCGTACAAAGGGTGAGGAACAGGGTGACATTGGAGCTTCTGGACGTCTTGTGGCTGGGGGCTTGGCTGGTGCAGTAGCACAGACTGCTATCTATCCCATGGATCTTGTTAAGACTCGGTTACAAACTCATGTATGTGAAGGTGGAAAGGTTCCCAACCTGGGAAAACTATCAAAAGATATATTGATTCAGGAAGGACCTCGGGCCTTTTATAGAGGGCTGATACCATCTCTTCTTGGAATTATACCTTATGCAGGCATTGATTTGGCTGCCTATGAGACGTTAAAGGATATGTCCAGGATTTATATTCTTCATGATAGCG AACCTGGTGCTCTTGTGCAACTGGGTTGCGGGACAATTTCCGGAGCGCTTGGAGCAACTTGTGTTTATCCTTTGCAGGTCGTAAGAACGAG AATGCAAGCTCAACATACAAATACTGATGCTGCTTACAAGGGAATGTCTGATGTGTTCCGGAGAACATTTCAGCATGAAGGTCTCAGGGGATTTTACAAAGGACTTTTTCCAAATCTTCTAAAAGTAGTGCCAGCAGCAAGCATTACTTATCTCGTTTATGAATCCATGAAAAAGAATCTGGATCTCGATTAG
- the LOC132633136 gene encoding calcium-dependent mitochondrial ATP-magnesium/phosphate carrier protein 2-like isoform X3, whose product MGCTCKSCFFFFFAGIEIDDDELARFVEHVDKDNNGIITFEEWRNFLLLYPHEATLENIYRYWERVCLVDIGEQAVVPDGISKHVHAANYLIAGGVAGAISRTATAPLDRLKVVLQVQTTRASIGPAVRSIWNDGGLLSFFRGNGLNVMKVAPESAIKFYAYEMLKNVIARTKGEEQGDIGASGRLVAGGLAGAVAQTAIYPMDLVKTRLQTHVCEGGKVPNLGKLSKDILIQEGPRAFYRGLIPSLLGIIPYAGIDLAAYETLKDMSRIYILHDSEPGALVQLGCGTISGALGATCVYPLQVVRTRMQAQHTNTDAAYKGMSDVFRRTFQHEGLRGFYKGLFPNLLKVVPAASITYLVYESMKKNLDLD is encoded by the exons ATGGGATGCACTTGTAAAAGCTG tttctttttcttttttgcagggatagaaattgatgatgatgaactTGCACGTTTTGTGGAACATGTTGATAAAGATAATAATGGGATTATCACTTTCGAAGAATGGAGGAATTTTCTTCTACTTTATCCACATGAGGCCACCTTGGAAAATATTTACCGGTACTGGGAGAGGGTATGTCTTGTAGATATTGGTGAACAGGCTGTCGTACCGGATGGCATCAGTAAGCATGTTCATGCAGCTAACTATTTGATTGCTGGGGGAGTTGCAGGAGCCATTTCTCGTACAGCTACAGCTCCCCTTGATCGGCTAAAGGTGGTTTTACAAGTTCAGACAACTCGTGCTTCTATTGGTCCCGCTGTCAGGAGCATATGGAATGATGGTGGTTTATTGAGTTTTTTCAGGGGAAATGGATTAAATGTGATGAAGGTTGCACCTGAAAGTGCAATCAAGTTTTACGCttatgaaatgttgaaaaatgtTATTGCTCGTACAAAGGGTGAGGAACAGGGTGACATTGGAGCTTCTGGACGTCTTGTGGCTGGGGGCTTGGCTGGTGCAGTAGCACAGACTGCTATCTATCCCATGGATCTTGTTAAGACTCGGTTACAAACTCATGTATGTGAAGGTGGAAAGGTTCCCAACCTGGGAAAACTATCAAAAGATATATTGATTCAGGAAGGACCTCGGGCCTTTTATAGAGGGCTGATACCATCTCTTCTTGGAATTATACCTTATGCAGGCATTGATTTGGCTGCCTATGAGACGTTAAAGGATATGTCCAGGATTTATATTCTTCATGATAGCG AACCTGGTGCTCTTGTGCAACTGGGTTGCGGGACAATTTCCGGAGCGCTTGGAGCAACTTGTGTTTATCCTTTGCAGGTCGTAAGAACGAG AATGCAAGCTCAACATACAAATACTGATGCTGCTTACAAGGGAATGTCTGATGTGTTCCGGAGAACATTTCAGCATGAAGGTCTCAGGGGATTTTACAAAGGACTTTTTCCAAATCTTCTAAAAGTAGTGCCAGCAGCAAGCATTACTTATCTCGTTTATGAATCCATGAAAAAGAATCTGGATCTCGATTAG
- the LOC132633136 gene encoding calcium-dependent mitochondrial ATP-magnesium/phosphate carrier protein 3-like isoform X2 → MLDFHLEDGYKKDKRVVGCYMRGLIVRYVCQVGIEIDDDELARFVEHVDKDNNGIITFEEWRNFLLLYPHEATLENIYRYWERVCLVDIGEQAVVPDGISKHVHAANYLIAGGVAGAISRTATAPLDRLKVVLQVQTTRASIGPAVRSIWNDGGLLSFFRGNGLNVMKVAPESAIKFYAYEMLKNVIARTKGEEQGDIGASGRLVAGGLAGAVAQTAIYPMDLVKTRLQTHVCEGGKVPNLGKLSKDILIQEGPRAFYRGLIPSLLGIIPYAGIDLAAYETLKDMSRIYILHDSEPGALVQLGCGTISGALGATCVYPLQVVRTRMQAQHTNTDAAYKGMSDVFRRTFQHEGLRGFYKGLFPNLLKVVPAASITYLVYESMKKNLDLD, encoded by the exons ATGTTAGATTTCCATTTGGAAGACGGGTACAAAAAAGACAAAAGAGTGGTTGGGTGCTACATGAGAGGTTTAATAGTCCGTTATGTTTGTCAAGTAG ggatagaaattgatgatgatgaactTGCACGTTTTGTGGAACATGTTGATAAAGATAATAATGGGATTATCACTTTCGAAGAATGGAGGAATTTTCTTCTACTTTATCCACATGAGGCCACCTTGGAAAATATTTACCGGTACTGGGAGAGGGTATGTCTTGTAGATATTGGTGAACAGGCTGTCGTACCGGATGGCATCAGTAAGCATGTTCATGCAGCTAACTATTTGATTGCTGGGGGAGTTGCAGGAGCCATTTCTCGTACAGCTACAGCTCCCCTTGATCGGCTAAAGGTGGTTTTACAAGTTCAGACAACTCGTGCTTCTATTGGTCCCGCTGTCAGGAGCATATGGAATGATGGTGGTTTATTGAGTTTTTTCAGGGGAAATGGATTAAATGTGATGAAGGTTGCACCTGAAAGTGCAATCAAGTTTTACGCttatgaaatgttgaaaaatgtTATTGCTCGTACAAAGGGTGAGGAACAGGGTGACATTGGAGCTTCTGGACGTCTTGTGGCTGGGGGCTTGGCTGGTGCAGTAGCACAGACTGCTATCTATCCCATGGATCTTGTTAAGACTCGGTTACAAACTCATGTATGTGAAGGTGGAAAGGTTCCCAACCTGGGAAAACTATCAAAAGATATATTGATTCAGGAAGGACCTCGGGCCTTTTATAGAGGGCTGATACCATCTCTTCTTGGAATTATACCTTATGCAGGCATTGATTTGGCTGCCTATGAGACGTTAAAGGATATGTCCAGGATTTATATTCTTCATGATAGCG AACCTGGTGCTCTTGTGCAACTGGGTTGCGGGACAATTTCCGGAGCGCTTGGAGCAACTTGTGTTTATCCTTTGCAGGTCGTAAGAACGAG AATGCAAGCTCAACATACAAATACTGATGCTGCTTACAAGGGAATGTCTGATGTGTTCCGGAGAACATTTCAGCATGAAGGTCTCAGGGGATTTTACAAAGGACTTTTTCCAAATCTTCTAAAAGTAGTGCCAGCAGCAAGCATTACTTATCTCGTTTATGAATCCATGAAAAAGAATCTGGATCTCGATTAG
- the LOC132634319 gene encoding uncharacterized protein LOC132634319, whose protein sequence is MQIELIGRTITEWKLKIIKMDKKERAKERKEKRRQEISLLRTIPYSDHQRWWSSETIAVVTGANRGIGFEIAHQLASHGVTVVLTSRETAVGEEAVKVLQEGGLNVAFHQLDILDPASIQAFCDWIKETYGGLDILINNAGVNFNFGKDNSVEFAEMVIQTNYFGTKNMIKALVPLMRPSPAGARIVSVTSRLGRLNSKRNGISNIAVRQQLEDVDTLSEEVIDNTMNTFLEQVKDGTWESGGWPHVFTDYSLSKLAVNAYTRLMARILEERPEGHKIYINCYCPGWVKTAMTGWAGHVSIEEAADTAVWLALLPDQFVSGKFFAERREINF, encoded by the exons ATGCAGATAGAACTTATTGGAAGAACAATCACAGAGTGGAAACTGAAAATAATAAAAATGGATAAAAAGGAAAGggcaaaggaaagaaaggagaaAAGACGCCAAGAGATCTCTCTTCTCCGTACTATTCCCTATTCTGATCACCAAAG ATGGTGGTCATCTGAAACCATTGCTGTGGTGACCGGTGCAAATAGAGGAATTGGATTTGAGATTGCTCATCAACTTGCATCACACGGTGTTACTGTTGTACTTACGTCGCGAGAGACTGCCGTTGGTGAAGAAGCAGTGAAAGTCTTGCAAGAAGGAGGTCTAAATGTGGCATTTCATCAATTGGATATTTTGGATCCTGCATCAATCCAAGCTTTTTGTGATTGGATTAAGGAAACATATGGTGGCCTAGATATACTG ATCAACAATGCAGGAGTCAATTTCAATTTCGGCAAAGATAATTCTGTGGAATTTGCTGAAATGGTAATCCAAACGAATTACTTTGGCACCAAAAATATGATCAAAGCTCTGGTTCCGTTAATGAGGCCTTCTCCTGCTGGTGCGCGTATTGTTAGCGTGACCTCGCGATTGGGTAGACTTAATAGCAAACGAAAT GGAATTTCAAATATCGCTGTGAGACAACAATTGGAAGATGTGGACACGTTATCCGAGGAAGTGATCGATAATACTATGAACACATTTTTGGAACAAGTAAAAGATGGGACTTGGGAATCAGGTGGATGGCCTCATGTGTTTACAGATTACTCATTGTCAAAGCTAGCAGTTAATGCATACACCAGGTTAATGGCGAGGATACTCGAGGAACGGCCAGAAGGTCATAAGATATACATAAATTGCTATTGCCCGGGTTGGGTGAAAACTGCTATGACTGGCTGGGCCGGGCATGTTTCTATAGAAGAAGCTGCTGATACTGCAGTCTGGCTTGCTTTGCTTCCCGACCAGTTTGTGAGTGGTAAGTTTTTCGCTGAGAGGCGCGAGATTAACTTTTAA
- the LOC132633137 gene encoding probable glutathione S-transferase parA: protein MESTKNVVLLDFWASSFGMRLRIALALKGIDYEGRDENLFDKSTLLLEMNSVYKKIPVLIHNGNPICESLIILEYIDEVRHDKYPLLPSNPHERSQARFWADYIDKKIYSTGRRVWSGKGEDQEEAKKEFIEIFKTLEGELGEKTYFGGENLGFVDVALVPFTSWFYSYETCANFSIEAECPKLVAWAKRCMQIESVSKALPHPHNIYTYVLELKHKFGLD from the exons ATGGAAAGCACGAAGAATGTGGTTCTGCTGGATTTCTGGGCAAGCTCTTTTGGGATGAGGCTAAGAATTGCATTGGCCTTAAAAGGAATAGACTATGAAGGGAGGGATGAAAACTTATTTGATAAAAGCACTCTGCTTCTGGAGATGAACTCTGTTTACAAAAAGATCCCTGTTTTGATTCACAATGGCAACCCCATTTGTGAGTCTCTAATCATTCTTGAGTACATCGATGAAGTCAGGCATGACAAATATCCCTTACTTCCTTCTAACCCCCATGAAAGATCCCAAGCCAGATTCTGGGCCGACTATATAGACAAGAAG ATATATAGCACAGGAAGAAGAGTTTGGAGTGGTAAAGGTGAAGATCAAGAGGAAGCAAAGAAGGAATTCATAGAAATCTTTAAAACTTTGGAAGGAGAACTTGGAGAGAAAACTTACTTTGGTGGTGAAAATCTGGGTTTTGTGGATGTGGCTTTGGTTCCCTTTACAAGTTGGTTTTATTCATATGAGACTTGTGCAAATTTCAGTATAGAAGCGGAGTGTCCAAAGCTGGTGGCATGGGCTAAAAGATGCATGCAGATTGAGAGTGTCTCAAAGGCCCTTCCTCATCCTCACAATATCTATACTTATGTCTTGGAACTCAAGCACAAATTTGGTCTTGATTGA